The following proteins come from a genomic window of Natrinema saccharevitans:
- a CDS encoding adenosylhomocysteinase encodes MTDTEYPPISEQLDETAEQSSANPEMAFQDLESAREEGRRKMDWAAQHMPICERVREEFVADQPFEGERIGMAMHVEAKTAILVETLAEGGAEVAVTGCNPLSTHDDVSAALDTHENITSYAKRGVDDDEYYAAIEAVIAHEPTITVDDGMDLVAAIHEDYPELIDGIVGGAEETTTGVHRLRAMDDDDALEYPVFAVNDTPMKRLFDNVHGTGESSLASIAMTTNLSWAGKNVVVAGYGYCGKGVAQKASGQNANVIVTEVEPRRALEAHMEGYDVMPMSEAAEVGDVFLTTTGNRDVIVEEHFEKMQDGVLLANAGHFDIEIDLEALDDLAVDRYEARDGVEAYELADGRKLNVIAEGRLVNLAAPVSLGHPVEVMDQSFGIQAVCVREMLENGDAYDAGVHDVPDELDKEIAEIKLEAEGVDFDSLTDTQREYMDSWDHGT; translated from the coding sequence ATGACCGACACCGAGTATCCACCGATCAGCGAGCAACTCGACGAAACCGCCGAGCAGAGCTCAGCGAACCCTGAAATGGCATTTCAGGACCTCGAGTCCGCTCGCGAGGAGGGCCGTCGGAAGATGGACTGGGCCGCCCAACACATGCCGATCTGCGAGCGCGTCCGCGAGGAGTTCGTCGCCGACCAGCCCTTCGAAGGCGAGCGCATCGGGATGGCGATGCACGTCGAGGCCAAGACGGCGATCCTCGTCGAGACGCTCGCGGAGGGCGGCGCGGAGGTCGCGGTGACCGGCTGTAATCCGCTCTCGACCCACGACGACGTCTCGGCGGCGCTGGATACCCACGAGAACATCACCAGCTACGCCAAACGCGGCGTCGACGACGACGAATACTACGCGGCGATCGAGGCCGTCATCGCCCACGAGCCGACGATCACGGTCGACGACGGGATGGACCTCGTCGCCGCGATCCACGAGGACTACCCCGAACTGATCGACGGCATCGTCGGCGGTGCGGAGGAGACGACCACCGGCGTCCACCGCCTGCGCGCGATGGACGACGACGACGCGCTCGAGTATCCCGTCTTCGCCGTCAACGACACGCCGATGAAGCGACTCTTCGACAACGTCCACGGCACCGGCGAGTCCTCGCTGGCCTCTATCGCCATGACCACGAACCTCTCGTGGGCCGGCAAGAACGTCGTCGTCGCCGGCTACGGCTACTGCGGCAAGGGCGTCGCACAGAAGGCGTCGGGTCAGAACGCCAACGTCATCGTCACCGAGGTCGAGCCCCGGCGCGCCCTCGAGGCCCACATGGAGGGCTACGACGTGATGCCCATGTCGGAGGCGGCCGAAGTCGGCGACGTCTTCCTGACGACGACGGGTAATCGCGACGTCATCGTCGAGGAACACTTCGAGAAGATGCAAGACGGCGTCCTGCTCGCGAACGCGGGTCACTTCGACATCGAGATCGACCTCGAGGCCTTGGACGACCTCGCGGTCGACCGCTACGAGGCCCGTGACGGCGTCGAGGCCTACGAACTCGCCGACGGCCGGAAACTGAACGTCATCGCCGAGGGACGACTCGTGAACCTCGCCGCGCCCGTCTCGCTTGGCCACCCCGTCGAGGTCATGGACCAGTCGTTCGGCATTCAGGCCGTCTGTGTCCGAGAAATGCTCGAAAACGGCGACGCATACGACGCAGGGGTCCACGACGTCCCCGACGAACTCGACAAGGAGATCGCCGAGATCAAACTCGAGGCCGAGGGCGTCGACTTCGACTCGCTGACGGACACCCAGCGCGAGTACATGGACAGCTGGGACCACGGGACATAG
- a CDS encoding HalOD1 output domain-containing protein — MTSATLDYHTDSISLRVIDALADATNTDASELEPLYDVVDPEALDQLFQSGSGADVRVEFEYYGMLVEVRGDGTVTVDGTVHESR, encoded by the coding sequence ATGACCAGCGCCACTCTCGACTACCACACCGACTCCATCAGTCTGCGAGTAATCGACGCGCTCGCGGACGCGACGAACACCGACGCCAGCGAACTCGAGCCGCTGTACGACGTCGTCGATCCGGAGGCGCTCGACCAGCTCTTCCAGTCGGGCTCGGGGGCGGACGTCCGCGTCGAGTTCGAGTATTACGGCATGCTCGTCGAAGTCCGAGGCGACGGGACCGTCACCGTCGACGGGACGGTCCATGAGAGTAGATAG